In Oceanivirga salmonicida, the genomic window ACTAAATGGTCTAAAAAATGAAATGAGTTGAAATAAAAGTAAATTGGTAATATAATAAGTTATAATAAGAAAGGTAGCTAGATATGAGATTAGATAAATTTTTAGCCAACTCAGGTATAGGTACAAGGTCAAATGTTCGAAACCTAATAAAAAGCAAAAAAGTAAAAGTTAATGGTAATACTGTATCTGAAATTTCATTTAGTATTAATGAAAAT contains:
- a CDS encoding S4 domain-containing protein — its product is MRLDKFLANSGIGTRSNVRNLIKSKKVKVNGNTVSEISFSINEN